From Candidatus Eisenbacteria bacterium, a single genomic window includes:
- a CDS encoding peptidase dimerization domain-containing protein, translating to MDGKIIELAERYKSLAVEILQEAIRIPDDYINRPIAEGGDPECGLSNHEGPRLEYFRRRILEIGAVRSPADVGSDAFGNLWWRVHDPSDGIPEDEKTIIYMDGHTDTVQALRQRWHESLGGGLDPYLGLTNISQVDWAVLSQELGYLPPEEERSHLIWGRGAADQLGGVVCQIIAAKILRELRSEGTLRGVIIQSYGTVSEEDNDGGGPIYILHNEVPLKETSGMGSGRIPDVVLLTEGTGCAKKGALGLYRGQRGRMQIEVEITGRSCHGSMPWEGRNPLEYGAAIIAEAADRHARGEGFGDDPFLGRGTRTASDAVLQTPSDCAVPERFTFRFDRRLTAGEDPIEALADVKSMSTVRRAIEAGLHLHIHAPIYCEPTWRGYAPNNPQIYPGWATPENHLVVKTAVETYEKVASPLVHPFGETGLFRKKARVDRWVFSTDGVGYCIPVSDYSFSLPPGKGWVTSGSYHHPAMIGIGPGIEQNTHKIGECVDSRELAPVIAFLARFPSLYRGALGS from the coding sequence ATGGATGGTAAAATTATTGAATTGGCGGAGCGGTATAAATCTCTGGCCGTCGAGATACTCCAGGAGGCCATCCGTATCCCCGACGACTATATCAATCGGCCCATCGCTGAGGGTGGTGATCCTGAATGTGGACTTTCTAATCATGAGGGGCCGCGGTTGGAGTATTTTCGGAGGCGTATTCTCGAGATCGGCGCCGTCCGGAGCCCCGCCGATGTCGGCAGCGACGCTTTCGGCAATCTCTGGTGGAGAGTCCATGATCCATCCGACGGCATTCCGGAAGATGAAAAAACCATCATCTATATGGACGGGCATACCGACACCGTTCAGGCATTGAGACAGCGGTGGCATGAATCTCTGGGCGGCGGCTTGGATCCCTATCTTGGACTCACAAATATATCTCAGGTTGACTGGGCGGTGCTCTCGCAGGAATTGGGCTATCTACCGCCGGAAGAGGAACGTTCACATTTAATCTGGGGCAGGGGCGCCGCTGATCAGTTGGGCGGCGTGGTCTGCCAAATCATCGCGGCAAAGATTCTCCGGGAACTTCGTTCCGAGGGAACCCTGCGTGGTGTCATCATCCAATCCTATGGAACCGTGTCCGAAGAAGATAATGACGGCGGCGGACCGATCTATATCCTCCACAATGAGGTACCCCTCAAAGAGACTTCAGGTATGGGTTCGGGCCGGATACCCGACGTGGTTCTGCTGACCGAAGGAACGGGGTGTGCGAAAAAGGGGGCCCTGGGACTTTACCGGGGACAACGGGGACGGATGCAGATCGAGGTCGAGATCACGGGAAGGTCATGCCATGGATCGATGCCATGGGAAGGGCGCAATCCTCTTGAATACGGCGCCGCGATTATCGCGGAGGCGGCGGACCGGCATGCGCGCGGCGAGGGATTCGGTGACGATCCTTTCCTGGGACGCGGGACCCGGACAGCCAGTGATGCCGTCCTGCAAACACCCAGCGATTGCGCTGTTCCCGAACGTTTCACATTCCGTTTTGACCGCCGTTTGACGGCGGGAGAAGATCCCATCGAGGCTCTGGCTGATGTAAAATCAATGTCGACCGTGAGGAGAGCCATCGAGGCGGGGCTCCACCTTCATATTCACGCACCGATATACTGCGAACCAACCTGGCGAGGATATGCGCCCAATAATCCTCAAATTTATCCCGGCTGGGCGACCCCGGAGAATCATCTTGTTGTAAAAACAGCGGTGGAAACCTATGAAAAGGTCGCGTCGCCCCTCGTTCACCCATTCGGTGAAACCGGATTATTCCGCAAAAAGGCCCGTGTGGATCGCTGGGTTTTTTCAACGGACGGCGTCGGCTATTGCATCCCGGTCAGTGATTACAGCTTCTCTCTGCCGCCGGGAAAAGGCTGGGTCACCTCCGGCAGTTATCATCACCCCGCCATGATCGGTATCGGCCCGGGCATTGAACAAAACACACATAAGATCGGGGAATGCGTCGATTCAAGAGAACTGGCCCCCGTCATCGCTTTTCTCGCCCGCTTCCCGAGCCTCTACCGCGGGGCGCTGGGGTCTTGA
- a CDS encoding knotted carbamoyltransferase YgeW: MDYDYLLKKIDQLDEKILSRLAHRSMLLTQDWTTGEIKTLCQLIEFFEEADREGCSFPLFPDELAYALFFDGSTRTKSSWAGAAARLGAHPVIVDGSTTQVAHGETAEETGAMLGMNAHAMGIRHDLILGEGNRFMRDAKKGIDDYLKSVGSQRAVPIVNLQCDIDHPTQTLADLCWLREKFPKGLSGRTIAVSWAYSPSYAKPLSVPQGLITLLTRFGMNVRLAHPEGYGLMPECLDTAQSNAKAAGGSFVQSNVMDEVFSEADIVYPKSWGPYDLMLERVEANRRKDHEGLRRIEAAALERNALHTDWICDERRMKSTAKGGALYMHCLPADIGAEVSRGVLERFRFDLAREANKKVYAIMALLAAAKEPDLKELLTEYLAALSSDI; the protein is encoded by the coding sequence ATGGATTATGATTATTTACTGAAAAAAATCGACCAACTCGATGAAAAGATCCTCTCGCGCCTGGCCCATCGCAGCATGCTCCTCACGCAGGATTGGACCACTGGCGAGATAAAAACACTCTGTCAGCTGATCGAGTTCTTCGAAGAAGCCGACCGCGAGGGATGTTCTTTTCCGCTCTTCCCTGACGAACTCGCCTATGCCCTTTTCTTTGACGGCTCCACGCGCACAAAGTCAAGTTGGGCGGGGGCCGCGGCGCGGCTTGGAGCTCATCCGGTCATCGTGGATGGTTCCACGACCCAGGTCGCGCATGGAGAAACGGCGGAAGAGACGGGCGCCATGCTCGGAATGAACGCCCACGCCATGGGCATCCGCCATGATTTGATTCTCGGCGAGGGCAACCGGTTCATGCGGGATGCCAAGAAAGGAATCGATGACTATCTCAAATCGGTGGGCAGCCAGCGGGCTGTGCCGATCGTAAATCTCCAGTGTGATATCGATCACCCGACGCAGACGCTGGCCGATCTTTGCTGGCTCCGGGAAAAGTTTCCAAAGGGACTCTCGGGGAGAACGATCGCCGTCAGCTGGGCTTATTCTCCCAGTTACGCCAAGCCCCTTTCTGTGCCTCAGGGTTTGATTACTTTATTAACCCGGTTCGGTATGAATGTCCGGCTGGCTCACCCAGAGGGTTACGGATTGATGCCGGAATGCCTCGACACCGCGCAAAGCAATGCCAAGGCGGCCGGTGGCAGTTTTGTACAATCGAACGTCATGGACGAAGTTTTTAGCGAGGCCGATATTGTTTATCCAAAAAGTTGGGGGCCTTATGACCTGATGCTGGAACGGGTCGAGGCCAACCGCCGAAAAGATCATGAAGGGCTGCGGCGGATCGAAGCGGCGGCGCTGGAGAGGAACGCCCTTCACACCGATTGGATTTGCGATGAGCGGCGGATGAAATCCACCGCAAAGGGCGGTGCCCTCTACATGCATTGCCTGCCTGCAGATATTGGAGCTGAAGTGAGCCGGGGCGTATTGGAGCGCTTTCGGTTTGACCTTGCCCGCGAGGCGAATAAAAAGGTCTATGCTATTATGGCTTTGCTTGCCGCGGCCAAGGAGCCGGATCTGAAGGAATTGCTTACTGAATACCTTGCCGCACTATCCAGCGACATTTAA
- a CDS encoding glutamate synthase — protein MAMLKPYPFEALVSRIFRECERDQAVFGLPLRKALQSHPRMDLSISYFGRRATSPLGPAAGPHTQMAQNIVLAWLAGAGILELKTIQVMDRLELSRPCIDMRTVGFNTEWSQELSLDESLDEYIKGYMLIEMLRQSAPWSQDPNRGPVLYDLSVGYDLAGISGGKVRNFIDGMLNTKTRADYFRRSIPAEFRHHAELDVPDRLADSVTLSTFHGCPPDEIESIIDFLFREYRLNCVIKFNPTLLGKRETRELINNQLGYERIIIRDEAFDDDLSWDRAINLVERLGRTADELGLQLGVKFTNTLIVKNTGTSLPESEETAYLSGPPLHPLAMRLISRFRKIFRDRFPISLSAGIDRKNFPDAVALGLKPITACTDLLKPGGYSRFPLYYGELYRRMEAVGATTVDEFKKKAYAPEGSSGDVSANTEYYLKQVAADSRYSHTRNNKPPRKIQRKLELFDCLTCDICLAVCPNNALFAFADGETEVPSAGIGSLAEKHQIGLFGDFCNQCGNCDVFCPEDGGPQFMKPAFYGSETSWRESRHASAFYLAGGSATTTVLGRIAGREYRLEKTGDRVSFSGTGFNIRFQASHPQGTISGNVPEKLDLRPYFIMDFFRRVLLETGRINYINTLVHIKESKDGL, from the coding sequence ATGGCGATGCTGAAACCTTATCCATTTGAAGCCCTCGTATCCCGCATCTTTCGAGAATGCGAACGGGATCAAGCTGTTTTTGGCCTGCCGCTGCGAAAGGCCTTACAAAGTCATCCGCGGATGGATCTTTCCATTTCCTACTTCGGACGCAGGGCGACCAGCCCGCTGGGACCCGCCGCAGGGCCGCATACGCAGATGGCGCAGAATATCGTTCTTGCCTGGCTCGCCGGTGCGGGGATCTTGGAGCTTAAAACGATCCAGGTTATGGATCGATTGGAGCTGTCCCGTCCCTGCATCGACATGCGGACTGTCGGATTCAATACCGAGTGGTCACAGGAGCTGAGTCTCGACGAATCGCTCGATGAGTATATCAAAGGATACATGCTCATTGAGATGCTGAGACAGAGCGCTCCCTGGAGCCAGGATCCGAACCGCGGGCCGGTGCTCTACGATCTGAGCGTCGGATATGATCTCGCGGGCATCAGCGGTGGAAAGGTCCGGAATTTCATTGATGGAATGTTAAACACAAAAACGCGGGCGGATTATTTCCGCCGGTCCATTCCGGCGGAATTCAGACATCATGCCGAACTCGATGTCCCGGATCGGCTTGCCGATTCCGTGACCCTCAGCACCTTTCACGGGTGCCCGCCCGATGAGATCGAAAGCATCATCGACTTTCTTTTTAGGGAGTACCGGCTGAATTGCGTTATCAAGTTCAACCCCACTCTTCTCGGCAAACGCGAAACCCGGGAGTTGATCAATAACCAACTCGGATATGAGCGCATCATCATACGGGATGAGGCTTTTGACGACGATCTCTCCTGGGACCGCGCTATCAACTTGGTGGAACGGCTGGGAAGGACGGCCGACGAACTGGGGCTTCAACTCGGTGTAAAATTCACAAATACACTCATCGTTAAAAACACCGGCACATCTCTTCCGGAAAGCGAAGAGACCGCCTATCTTTCCGGCCCCCCGCTGCACCCGCTGGCCATGCGGCTGATCTCCCGCTTCAGAAAAATATTTCGAGACCGCTTCCCTATCTCTTTATCCGCGGGAATCGACCGGAAAAATTTCCCCGATGCCGTCGCGCTCGGACTGAAGCCGATTACAGCTTGCACCGATCTTTTAAAACCCGGAGGTTATTCGCGGTTTCCGCTCTATTACGGGGAACTGTACCGCCGGATGGAGGCCGTGGGCGCGACGACAGTGGATGAATTTAAAAAAAAGGCTTATGCTCCGGAGGGATCTTCGGGGGACGTTTCAGCGAATACGGAATATTATTTAAAGCAGGTTGCGGCCGACTCCCGCTATTCACACACACGCAACAACAAGCCGCCTCGCAAAATTCAACGCAAATTGGAACTCTTTGATTGCTTGACGTGTGATATTTGTCTCGCCGTCTGTCCCAACAACGCTTTGTTTGCTTTTGCCGACGGCGAAACCGAAGTCCCCAGCGCCGGGATTGGATCCCTGGCCGAAAAGCATCAAATCGGTCTTTTCGGCGATTTCTGCAATCAATGCGGAAATTGCGATGTCTTTTGCCCGGAGGACGGCGGCCCGCAATTCATGAAACCGGCATTCTACGGGAGTGAAACGTCTTGGAGAGAATCCCGGCACGCCAGCGCGTTTTATCTTGCCGGCGGATCGGCGACAACGACCGTTCTCGGCCGCATCGCGGGCCGTGAATACCGATTGGAAAAAACCGGCGACAGGGTCTCTTTCTCTGGAACAGGTTTCAATATTCGCTTTCAGGCGTCGCATCCCCAAGGCACAATCTCAGGAAACGTTCCCGAGAAATTGGACCTTAGGCCCTATTTCATTATGGATTTTTTCCGCCGGGTTCTACTGGAAACAGGTCGGATCAATTACATAAACACCCTTGTTCACATCAAGGAGTCTAAAGATGGATTATGA
- a CDS encoding PLP-dependent lyase/thiolase encodes MTLPVSTMICAGCGYELPPGSPYPFRCPQQDGSDDIDHVLTRVLSTDEIATKKEWKAIFTHPEANPFVKYRKLFHSYHAARAGGLKDAEYVGIVKKLDSAVSKADGRGFEATPLLEHTELAVRLNCPPGAAVWIKDETGNVSGSHKARHLMGLMIWLEIVRKLGIAMVKPGIRPTLSIASCGNAALAAAVVAAAAGYPLNVYVPASAKRSTIQLLKELGAQCTICRRRKNEAGDPCIREFHRSLSRGALPFTVQGSENGLAIEGGETLGWEMISTLIQKKKRLDRLIIQVGGGALAASCIQAFREAREIGLIRSLPIIHTVQTRGAYPLQRAFQGLTKNILERYRRESGESFAIPRGNYERTALIRERVPEVVLDEALYYAVTHRSKFMFPWPVTPKSLAEGILDDETYDWMAVIRGMLLTGGYPVVVSESDLTKAQAVAHRATGIPAGYTGIAGLAGYIRLLRSKETAAGETVALLFTGLDRQDPSAPR; translated from the coding sequence GTGACGCTACCCGTATCCACAATGATCTGCGCCGGATGTGGATATGAACTCCCACCCGGAAGCCCATATCCCTTTCGATGCCCCCAACAAGATGGATCCGATGATATCGATCATGTACTGACCCGCGTGCTGAGCACGGATGAGATCGCAACGAAGAAGGAATGGAAAGCGATCTTCACTCATCCGGAGGCGAATCCTTTTGTTAAATACCGGAAGCTTTTTCATTCCTATCATGCCGCCCGCGCCGGAGGACTGAAGGATGCGGAGTATGTCGGCATTGTAAAGAAACTCGATTCGGCGGTTTCGAAGGCCGATGGACGGGGGTTCGAAGCGACGCCCTTGCTTGAGCATACGGAGCTGGCGGTGCGTCTGAATTGTCCACCCGGCGCCGCCGTCTGGATCAAAGATGAGACCGGCAATGTCTCCGGTTCGCATAAAGCCCGGCATCTCATGGGATTGATGATCTGGCTGGAGATCGTCCGCAAACTTGGGATTGCCATGGTGAAGCCCGGCATCCGGCCGACCCTTTCGATCGCCAGTTGCGGGAATGCCGCATTGGCCGCGGCGGTTGTCGCCGCCGCCGCCGGGTATCCCCTCAATGTATATGTTCCCGCATCAGCAAAGCGCTCGACGATTCAACTCCTTAAAGAGCTCGGCGCACAATGCACGATCTGCCGGCGGCGGAAGAATGAGGCGGGCGACCCCTGTATCAGGGAGTTTCATCGGTCGCTTTCCCGCGGCGCGTTACCCTTCACCGTGCAGGGAAGCGAAAACGGCCTGGCGATCGAAGGGGGTGAAACACTTGGATGGGAGATGATCTCAACGCTGATTCAAAAGAAGAAACGTTTGGACCGCTTGATCATTCAAGTTGGGGGCGGAGCCTTGGCGGCCTCCTGTATTCAGGCCTTCCGGGAAGCCAGAGAGATCGGTCTTATCAGGAGTCTTCCCATTATCCATACCGTTCAGACCCGCGGCGCCTATCCACTGCAACGTGCTTTTCAAGGTTTAACAAAAAATATCTTGGAGCGCTACCGCAGAGAATCGGGTGAATCCTTTGCCATCCCGCGGGGCAACTATGAGCGAACGGCATTGATCCGGGAGCGGGTTCCCGAGGTGGTTTTGGATGAAGCTCTTTACTACGCCGTCACGCATCGCTCAAAATTCATGTTCCCCTGGCCGGTAACGCCCAAAAGCCTGGCCGAGGGGATTCTGGACGATGAAACCTATGACTGGATGGCTGTGATTCGGGGGATGCTGCTGACAGGCGGGTATCCGGTTGTGGTTTCCGAGAGCGATCTCACGAAAGCGCAGGCCGTCGCTCATCGCGCCACTGGAATTCCGGCCGGCTATACCGGGATAGCGGGTTTGGCCGGCTATATCCGGCTGCTCCGGTCCAAAGAAACGGCGGCGGGTGAAACCGTCGCCCTTCTCTTCACCGGGCTCGATCGTCAAGACCCCAGCGCCCCGCGGTAG
- a CDS encoding MFS transporter: protein MAVESKTQNDRFDSGGVLAISAGHALHDTYTAFLPPLLPAFIQKFALSRTEAGLLSVFIQGASLLQPFIGHLADRVSLRYFVILTPALSAILMSLLGIAPGYGWLALLLLLAGISSAGLHAVGPVLAGHLSGSNLGRGMGFWMVGGELGRTLGPIIIVSAVGVLSLNGTPWLMTGGLAISILLFYKLRRIPERPAAAREGRPWRQTLVSMRAFLLPLSAIVFTRAFALVALTIYLPTFLIDQGSDLWTAGASLSILEGAGVAGALLGGTLSDRIGRRAILFLSLGATPPLMMLFLFSGGWLRLLSLVLMGFTALSTTPVIMAMVQEQNPENRALANGIYMAMSFSLRALVVIIYGGLGDSFGMRTAFTISAVMPLIGCPFIMRLPLNGPSASKSSVLHRS, encoded by the coding sequence ATGGCGGTTGAATCCAAGACCCAGAATGATCGCTTTGATTCAGGCGGTGTATTGGCGATCAGCGCCGGTCATGCACTGCATGACACCTATACCGCTTTTCTCCCACCACTGCTCCCTGCATTCATCCAAAAATTCGCCCTCTCAAGAACGGAAGCCGGCTTGCTGTCGGTCTTTATTCAAGGCGCATCACTGTTGCAGCCCTTTATCGGGCATCTGGCCGATCGTGTCAGTCTTCGCTATTTCGTCATTCTGACTCCCGCTCTATCCGCCATCCTGATGAGCCTGCTCGGCATTGCCCCAGGGTACGGCTGGCTGGCCCTTCTCCTTCTCCTCGCAGGGATCAGCTCCGCCGGCCTTCACGCCGTCGGTCCCGTCCTCGCGGGTCATCTCTCTGGATCCAATTTGGGCCGCGGGATGGGATTTTGGATGGTCGGTGGGGAACTCGGCCGAACCTTGGGACCCATCATCATTGTCAGCGCCGTCGGTGTTCTCTCCCTTAATGGAACACCCTGGTTGATGACCGGCGGCCTGGCGATATCGATACTGCTCTTTTACAAATTGCGGCGTATCCCTGAACGCCCGGCCGCGGCGCGAGAGGGACGCCCCTGGAGGCAGACACTTGTCTCAATGAGGGCATTTCTGCTTCCGCTTTCGGCGATTGTCTTCACCCGCGCTTTCGCCCTGGTAGCACTCACAATTTATCTTCCCACCTTTCTCATTGACCAAGGGAGCGATCTCTGGACGGCGGGGGCATCCCTTTCGATACTGGAGGGCGCCGGTGTCGCAGGCGCCCTGCTCGGTGGGACTTTGAGCGATCGGATAGGGCGCCGGGCCATCCTCTTTCTTTCCTTGGGGGCCACACCTCCCCTGATGATGCTCTTCCTCTTCAGCGGCGGATGGCTTCGCCTGCTGAGCCTTGTGCTGATGGGCTTCACGGCCCTTTCAACGACGCCCGTCATTATGGCGATGGTACAAGAACAGAATCCTGAGAACCGCGCCTTGGCAAACGGCATCTACATGGCCATGAGTTTCAGCCTTCGCGCGTTGGTGGTCATCATCTATGGCGGCCTGGGTGATTCCTTCGGCATGCGAACAGCCTTTACAATCAGCGCCGTCATGCCCCTGATCGGATGTCCCTTTATCATGCGTCTTCCGCTTAACGGACCCTCCGCGTCGAAAAGCAGCGTCCTCCACCGCTCCTAA